In Mercurialis annua linkage group LG6, ddMerAnnu1.2, whole genome shotgun sequence, the following are encoded in one genomic region:
- the LOC126687097 gene encoding sister-chromatid cohesion protein 3 — protein sequence MEDAQDPETSRGRPKRNRGRTQYQERASDASEDGTNEAEREASPDDFEEVRPKAKRNRASEPVKFDQSLIEVIKGNGKNIPHAVKNFVEEFEKDPKPSMVGLLTMLFEACGAKFSIKEELLEETDVDDVVVALVNLARKGEIEDYQSSKKKELKNFKNNLVTFWDNLVVECQNGPLFDKVLFDKCIDYIIALSCTPPRIYRQIASTIGLQLVTSFITVAKTLGAQRETTQRQLNVEMKKRDDGPRVESLNKRLSMTHDKIVALEEMIRKIFTGLFVHRYRDIDSNIRMSCIESLGVWILSYPSLFLKDLYLKYLGWTLNDKNAGVRKASVLSLQSLYDVDDNVPTLGLFTERFSNRMIELADDIDVSVAVCAIGLVKQLLRHQRLSDDDLGPLYDLLIDDPADIRRAIGELVYEHLIAQKFNSSLTGSKDNENGSEIHLSRMLQILREFSADPILSIYVVDDVWEYMKAMKDWKCIISMLLDENPLVELTDDDATNLVRLLFASVRKAVGERIVPASDNRKQYYNKAQKEVFESNRRDITIAMTKNYPLLLRKFIADKAKISSLVEIILHMNLELYSLKRQEQNFKNVLQLMKESFFKHGEKDALRSCVKAILFCSTESRGELKDFAGNQLKNLEDELIAKLKSAMKEAADGDEYSLLVNLKRLYELQLSKAVPIESFFEDIIRALHSFRNVDDGVVSFLLLNIYLHVAWSLQSIVTSETISEAQLSSLLSKRDILLEELEYFLGIPFEGAKVNKFSNHLACRVCIILAEAWCLFRQTNFSSTKLEILGYSPDASVVKKFWKLCEQQLNISDETEDEETKIEYIEETNRDAVMIAAAKLVATGTVSKESLAPEIISHFVMHGSSVAEIVKHLLSILKKNDGDISNIFLEALIKAHQRHLEELSRSDDGSVTGKSFQDCKDLAARLSGTFIGAARNKHRAEILKLVKEGIEYSFVNAPKQLSFLESAMLHFVSKLPRPDILGILTDVQSRTENVNTDEDPSGWRPYFTFVDSLQEKYAKNEGLPDEKEATTARRRGRPRKRQNIEGKRLFDEQSESEQEDSISGSDQEGAHEEEKQDEEDDEDAPLIHSFKSSAKLRSLKVSRDENSSQAKMEASVSRASGGSN from the exons ATGGAGGACGCTCAAGATCCAGAAACTTCCCGTGGCCGTCCT AAGAGGAACAGGGGTCGCACTCAGTACCAAGAGAGAGCGAGTGATGCTAGTGAAGATGGAACAAACGAGGCCGAACGAGAAGCTTCGCCGGACGATTTTGAAGAAGTTCGTCCTAAAGCTAAACGTAACCGAGCTTCAGAGCCAGTCAAGTTTGATCAAAGCTTAATCG AAGTTATAAAAGGTAATGGGAAAAATATTCCTCATGCTGTGAAGAATTTTGTTGAGGAATTTGAGAAGGATCCAAAACCTTCCATGGTTGGACTCTTGACTATGTTGTTTGAG GCATGTGGAGCTAAATTTTCTATAAAGGAAGAATTACTTGAAGAGACTGACGTGGATGATGTTGTTGTTGCACTTGTTAATCTTGCTAGAAAG GGGGAAATTGAAGATTATCAAAGTTCAAAGAAGAAGGAATTGAAGAACTTCAAAAATAACCTGGTCACATTTTGGGATAATCTGGTGGTTGAATGCCAGAATGGGCCATTATTTGATAAGGTTTTATTTGACAAGTGCATAGATTACATAATAGCTCTATCATG CACCCCTCCAAGGATATACCGTCAAATTGCTTCTACGATAGGCCTTCAACTCGTAACATCATTCATAACAGTTGCTAAAACTCTTGGAGCTCAGAGAGAAACAACTCAGAGACAGTTAAATGTTGAAATGAAGAAGAGAGATGATGGACCTCGTGTCGAGTCGCTAAACAAAAGGTTATCTATGACTCATGATAAAATTGTTGCGCTAGAGGAAATGATTCGCAAAATATTTACAGG GTTATTTGTGCATCGGTACAGAGATATTGATTCTAACATTCGAATGTCATGTATTGAGTCACTTGGTGTTTGGATTTTGTCATATCCGTCACTTTTCCTTAAGGATTTATACTTAAAATACCTCGGATGGACATTGAATGACAAA AATGCTGGTGTAAGAAAAGCATCCGTTCTTTCATTGCAAAGCCTCTATGACGTGGATGATAATGTGCCTACTCTTGGACTATTTACTGAAAGGTTTTCCAACCGCATGATTGAGCTTGCTGATGACATTGATGTTTCTGTTGCTGTATGTGCTATTGGACTCGTCAAACAATTACTGAG GCATCAGCGTCTCTCTGATGATGATTTGGGTCCTCTGTATGATTTACTCATCGATGATCCGGCAGATATCAGGCGTGCCATTGGAGAATTGGTTTATGAACACTTGATTGCGCAAAAGTTTAATAGCTCTCTAACTGGTTCAAAAG ACAATGAAAATGGCTCTGAGATCCATCTCAGCAGAATGTTGCAAATTTTAAGGGAGTTTTCAGCAGACCCGATCCTTAGTATCTATGTGGTTGATGATGTTTGGGAATACATGAAAGCAATGAAG GACTGGAAGTGTATTATTTCCATGCTTTTGGATGAGAATCCTTTGGTTGAGCTTACTGATGATGATGCAACAAATTTGGTCAGACTTCTTTTTGCATCTGTCAGAAAAGCTGTAGGAGAGAGGATAGTTCCAGCTTCTGATAATCGAAAGCAGTACTATAATAAGGCTCAGAAA GAAGTATTTGAAAGTAATAGAAGAGACATAACTATTGCCATGACGAAGAACTATCCACTACTTCTACGCAAATTCATTGCCGATAAAGCAAAAATATCATCACTGGTTGAGATTATTCTACACATGAACTTAGAGCTTTATTCCTTGAAGAGACAGGAGCAG AATTTCAAAAATGTTCTTCAGCTCATGAAAGAATCATTTTTTAAACATGGTGAGAAGGACGCATTAAGATCTTGTGTGAAGGctattttgttttgttctacTGAGAGTCGAGGAGAGCTGAAGGATTTTGCTGGTAATCAATTAAAGAATCTTGAAGATGAATTGATTGCTAAGCTTAAATCTGCAATGAAAGAAGCAGCG GATGGTGATGAATATTCTCTTCTTGTAAATTTGAAAAGATTATATGAGCTTCAGTTATCAAAAGCTGTACCCATTGAGAGTTTCTTTGAAGATATCATCAGGGCTCTCCACAGTTTCAGAAATGTGGACGATGGG GTTGTCAGTTTTCTGCTTCTCAATATTTATTTGCATGTAGCATGGTCACTGCAATCTATTGTGACTAGTGAAACAATCTCCGAGGCACAGTTGTCCTCTCTACTTTCAAAACGCGATATTTTGCTTGAGGAACTTGAGTACTTTCTTGGGATTCCTTTTGAAGGAGCAAAAGTTAATAAGTTCTCAAATCACTTAGCTTGCAGA GTTTGTATTATACTTGCAGAGGCCTGGTGTTTGTTCAGGCAAACAAATTTTTCTTCTACAAAGCTGGAAATCCTAGGGTATTCTCCCGATGCATCTGTTGTTAAAAAATTCTGGAAACTTTGTGAACAGCAGCTCAACATCTCAG ATGAGACAGAAGATGAAGAAACTAAGATAGAGTACATTGAGGAGACAAACAGAGATGCAGTTATGATAGCTGCCGCAAAGTTGGTTGCTACTGGAACAGTTTCGAAG GAAAGTCTTGCCCCTGAGATCATTTCTCATTTTGTGATGCATGGATCAAGTGTTGCAGAGATAGTTAAGCATTTACTCTCTATTCTAAAGAAAAATGATGGTGATATTTCCAATATATTTCTAGAAGCATTGATAAAG GCCCATCAACGACATCTGGAAGAACTTTCTAGAAGCGATGATGGATCCGTTACAGGAAAATCTTTTCAGGACTGTAAGGACTTGGCTGCTCGACTTTCTGGAACATTTATAGGTGCTGCCCGGAACAAACATAGAGCAGAGATCTTAAAACTTGTTAAGGAGGGTATTGAGTATTCTTTTGTAAATGCTCCAAAGCAGCTATCGTTTCTAGAAAGTGCCATGCTTCATTTTGTATCCAAACTTCCGAGGCCTGATATCTTGGGAAT TCTAACAGATGTCCAAAGCCGAACAGAAAATGTGAACACCGATGAAGATCCCAGTGGCTGGCGCCCCTACTTCACATTTGTTGACAGCCTTCAAGAAAAGTATGCAAAGAATGAAGGCTTGCCAG ATGAGAAAGAGGCCACCACTGCAAGACGCAGGGGTCGTCCAAGGAAGCGTCAAAATATAGAAGGAAAGAGACTCTTTGATGAGCAAAGTGAAAGTGAACAGGAGGATTCAATTAGTGGATCAGATCAAGAAGGTGCACATGAAGAAGAGAAGCAAGATGAGGAGGATGACGAAGATGCTCCTTTGATACACTCATTTAAGTCATCAGCCAAGTTGAGATCTCTAAAGGTTTCAAGGGACGAAAATAGTAGTCAGGCAAAGATGGAAGCTTCTGTTTCTAGAGCATCAG GGGGATCAAACTAG
- the LOC126687100 gene encoding cytochrome c oxidase subunit 5C, which yields MAGGRVAHATLKGPSVVKELCIGFALGLVAGGFWKMHHWNEQRKVRAFYDLLEKGEISVVAEE from the coding sequence atggcTGGTGGTAGGGTTGCTCATGCTACCTTAAAGGGCCCGAGCGTTGTTAAGGAGCTTTGTATTGGTTTCGCACTTGGCTTGGTTGCCGGTGGTTTTTGGAAGATGCATCACTGGAATGAGCAGAGGAAAGTTAGAGCGTTTTATGATTTGCTTGAGAAAGGCGAGATCAGTGTTGTTGCAGAAGAGTGA
- the LOC126687099 gene encoding nodulin homeobox-like isoform X1 translates to MITLYYYYYLQNLDWMRLIKEDSGGSSEQVIDLISAVKELHGHSSQELDKLLRETENFAIHFLTEKGSNLRIDVEKLAELLPLHLIAVLISSEKDESLLRYLLFGIRLLHSLFDLAPRHAKLEQILLDDVKVSEKLLDLVFHVLIVLGSIMQENHNSSSLSLLHSALVACSMYLLTGCISSHWEDLVQVLLAHPKVDVFMDAAFGAVHVAIRFLQVKLSAQSTEFHMRSRPAAEEIINYLCQQCEASIQFLQSLCQQRSFRERLLRNKELCVKGGVLFLVQSILKLNVTPAFIESSTVVAAVSRLKAKVLSILLHLCEEESISYLDEVASSPVSFDLAKSVALEVLELLNVALSKDPKHLSANSGKTFRMGLLRLNTLRLAEILSVDSNFRSYITTCFTKVLEATFSLPHGEFLSIWCSSELPPREEDAALEFDIFTAAGWVLDTFYSLHSSNLLNLEITLIPSNMPQATYAHQRTSLFVKVIANLHCFVPHICEEQEKDLFLHKFFECMRMDPSETSSEFSFPADANKANSICRNLRSLLSYAESLIPNFLNEEDVQLLRLFFNQIQLLIIAAIFNKAKFRN, encoded by the exons ATGATTACACtctactactactactatttACAAAATCTGGACTG GATGAGGCTTATTAAGGAGGATTCCGGTGGTAGTTCTGAACAA GTCATTGACTTAATATCTGCTGTTAAAGAATTACATGGGCATAGTTCTCAGGAACTTGACAAATTATTGAGAGAGACTGAAAATTTTGCAATTCACTTCCTCACTGAAAAAGGATCAAATCTAAGG ATTGATGTTGAAAAACTGGCAGAATTGCTTCCTTTGCATCTCATTGCGGTGCTTATATCATCTGAGAAAGATGAATCATTATTGAGATATTTACTATTTGGTATCCGGCTTTTGCATTCTCTATTTGACCTTGCACCTCGGCATGCTAAACTCGAGCAG ATTTTACTTGATGATGTAAAAGTGTCGGAAAAATTGTTGGATCTGGTGTTTCATGTGCTAATTGTTCTTGGTAGTATCATGCAG GAAAATCATAATTCAAGCTCTTTGTCCCTTCTGCACTCGGCATTGGTAGCTTGCAGTATGTATCTATTAACAGGATGCATTTCTTCACACTGGGAAGATCTTGTTCAGGTGCTGCTTGCACACCCCAAG GTTGATGTATTTATGGATGCAGCTTTTGGAGCAGTGCATGTAGCCATCAGGTTTCTTCAGGTAAAGCTATCAGCACAGTCTACGGAATTTCACATGAGATCAAGACCGGCAGCTgaagaaataattaattatctatgCCAACAATGCGAGGCTTCTATACAGTTTCTTCAGTCATTGTGCCAACAAAGATCGTTTAGGGAGCGCTTACTGAGGAACAAG GAACTATGTGTAAAGGGTGGTGTTCTCTTTCTGGTGCAGTCCATATTAAAGTTAAATGTTACACCCGCTTTTATAGAGTCTTCCACAGTTGTTGCTGCTGTATCCAGACTCAAAGCTAAAGTACTATCTATT CTATTGCATCTgtgtgaagaagaaagcatcTCTTACCTTGATGAGGTTGCAAGTTCTCCAGTAAGCTTTGATTTGGCCAAGTCTGTTGCATTGGAG GTCCTTGAATTATTAAACGTTGCACTTAGTAAAGATCCCAAACATCTTAGTGCTAATTCTGGGAAAACATTTCGCATGGGGCTTCTGCGACTCAATACGTTGCGTCTGGCTGAAATTCTCTCAGTTGATTCAAACTTCCGGTCTTACATCACAACATGCTTT ACTAAGGTTCTGGAAGCCACATTTTCACTTCCTCATGGAGAGTTCTTATCCATTTGGTGTTCTTCTGAACTTCCACCAAGAGAAGAAGATGCTGCTCTCGAGTTTGATATATTTACAGCAGCTGGATGGGTTTTGGACACATTTTATTCACTGCACTCatcaaatcttttaaatttagaaattactTTAATCCCCAGTAACATGCCCCAAGCTACCTATGCTCATCAGAGAACTTCATTATTTGTCAAAGTAATAGCCAACCTTCATTGTTTTGTCCCACATATTTGTGAAG AACAGGAAAAAGATCTCTTCCTTCATAAGTTCTTTGAGTGCATGCGGATGGATCCATCTGAAACTTCGTCTGAATTTTCTTTTCCTGCTGATGCTAACAAGGCCAACTCTATTTGTAGGAATCTAC GTTCATTACTAAGCTATGCAGAATCTCTGATTCCTAACTTTCTGAATGAGGAGGATGTACAGCTCTTGAG GCTGTTCTTTAACCAAATTCAGCTATTGATTATTGCTGCTATTTTCAACAAAGCCAAGTTCAG AAATTAG
- the LOC126687099 gene encoding uncharacterized protein LOC126687099 isoform X2, with protein sequence MKRKRNDVEAATDNENWALIVRPDEHQLLKACVSKHLDMKPLKIIAEILSPEKKKLFKETCFGFLLELPEFHIQTQLIHNLLLRELKQPIPNEMWFDIAGTRLRFSIREFSLITGLNSRGSLAMSYDATKKKRDGLYERFFNKISKTYSVNKQTVGEVFCQNAGAANDEDAVKLAVLYVIECFILSGQSTNVVNRTTIDFIDYGDYNAYAWGKNAYATTIASMKKRMAEGLSKNNDGAKGKWNYRLYGFPYALQIWFYECCKGAKNFFSDCVFREGDHCPRMLSWRSTPFLGRKGRFTIMFNDDEQSLKPSNLSPTLNETIQLGIDHFSVELEDHPKDSETCRASARAMKIQLVNNCLDRYTVVLEKMYGAILEAVPVGKQRDGGEKSLHLSNLSPKLYEMIQLGIDSFSLELEGGSEFDGSCCDRTCSAAMSEKFHKCSTMSKKLFGAILEAVSVGQKRRDGDERSLSNLSPTLSEKIRLGINDFCDDSEDGAEFDDSGRAVEIQLCPAFKNLIEILNKYITMSKMFVGVLLVTAFVRN encoded by the exons ATGAAACGTAAAAGAAACGATGTAGAAGCTGCTACAGATAATGAG AACTGGGCACTTATAGTGAGGCCTGATGAGCACCAGTTGTTGAAGGCTTGTGTTAGCAAGCATCTGGACATGAAACCTCTGAAAATAATTGCAGAGATTCTTTCTCCTGAAAAAAAGAAATTGTTCAAGGAGACATGTTTCGGATTTTTATTGGAATTGCCTGAATTCCATATTCAAACGCAACTCATCCACAATCTGCTTCTAAGGGAATTGAAGCAGCCCATCCCCAATGAAATGTGGTTTGATATAGCCGGCACTAGACTCCGATTTAGCATCCGCGAGTTTTCGTTGATTACAGGATTGAATAGCCGCGGCAGCCTGGCGATGTCCTATGATGCAACAAAGAAGAAGAGGGATGGGCTGTATGAAagattttttaacaaaatcagTAAAACTTACAGTGTTAACAAGCAAACCGTTGGTGAAGTGTTTTGTCAAAATGCCGGGGCTGCTAACGATGAAGATGCTGTAAAGCTTGCGGTGCTGTATGTGATTGAGTGTTTTATTTTATCGGGGCAGTCAACCAACGTTGTGAATAGGACTACAATTGATTTTATTGATTATGGAGATTATAATGCGTATGCTTGGGGAAAAAATGCTTATGCAACCACTATTGCCAGTATGAAAAAGAGAATGGCGGAAGGATTAAGCAAAAATAATGATGGAGCTAAAGGGAAATGGAATTATAGACTGTATGGATTCCCATATGCTTTACAAATTTGGTTTTACGAGTGCTGTAAGGGTGCGAAGAACTTTTTTTCCGATTGTGTCTTCAGAGAAGGAGATCATTGTCCGAGGATGTTGAGTTGGAGGTCAACTCCATTTTTGGGGAGAAAAGGCAGATTTACTATAATGTTTAATGATGATGAGCAATCG CTCAAGCCAAGCAATTTGTCACCTACGCTGAATGAAACAATTCAATTAGGAATTGATCATTTTAGTGTTGAATTGGAAGATCATCCCAAGGATTCAGAAACTTGCAGAGCCAGCGCTAGAGCTATGAAGATACAGCTTGTGAACAATTGTTTAGACAGGTACACTGTTGTTTTAGAAAAAATGTATGGGGCCATTCTTGAAGCTGTGCCTGTAGGAAAGCAGAGAGATGGCGGTGAGAAATCG CTTCATCTAAGCAATTTGTCACCTAAGTTGTACGAAATGATTCAACTAGGTATTGATTCTTTTTCTTTGGAATTGGAGGGTGGCTCCGAATTCGACGGATCCTGTTGTGATCGAACTTGCAGTGCAGCTATGTCAGAAAAATTCCACAAGTGCAGTACTATGTCAAAAAAATTGTTTGGCGCTATTCTTGAAGCTGTGTCTGTAGGACAGAAGCGGAGAGATGGAGATGAGAGATCG CTAAGCAATTTGTCACCTACATTGTCCGAAAAGATTCGTCTAGGCATAAATGATTTTTGTGATGATTCGGAGGACGGTGCCGAGTTCGACGACTCCGGCAGAGCTGTGGAGATACAGCTTTGTCCAGCATTCAAGAATCTAATCGAAATATTAAACAAGTACATTACTATGTCAAAAATGTTTGTTGGTGTTCTTCTTGTGACTGCGTTCGTACGAAACtga